One part of the Thiothrix nivea DSM 5205 genome encodes these proteins:
- the urtA gene encoding urea ABC transporter substrate-binding protein gives MSLTSTFKQTLLSASVALLLGLSSLSASAEETKDAAKDAAASGDTIKVGVLHSLSGTMAISETTLKDTMLMLIDEQNKKGGLLGKKLEAVVVDPASDWPLFAEKARELLEKDKVAATFGCWTSVSRKSVLPVFEEDNGLLFYPVQYEGEESSKNVFYTGAAPNQQAIPAVDYLMNDLGVKRWVLAGTDYVYPRTTNKILEAYLKGKGVDEKDIMINYTPFGHSDWQSIVADIKKFGSEGKKTAVVSTINGDANVPFYKELGNQGISAEDIPVVAFSVGEEELSGIDTKPLVGHLAAWNYFMSVDTPENKAFIDQWHKFIKDDKRVTNDPMEAHVIGFNLWAKAVEKAGSTDTDKVAEAIIGLETPNMTGGTAKMLPNHHITKPVLIGEIQEDGQFETVWKTEKEVPGDAWSDFLPSSKVVEADWTGEKTGGTPCGNYNTETKKCSGQNYE, from the coding sequence ATGTCGTTAACGAGCACTTTCAAACAAACCCTGCTGTCAGCCAGCGTAGCCCTGCTGCTGGGGCTGTCCAGCCTGAGCGCTTCCGCTGAAGAAACCAAGGATGCTGCCAAAGATGCCGCTGCATCCGGCGACACCATCAAGGTTGGTGTACTGCATTCCCTGTCCGGCACCATGGCGATTAGCGAAACCACGCTGAAAGACACCATGCTGATGCTGATCGACGAACAGAATAAGAAAGGCGGCCTGCTGGGCAAAAAGCTGGAAGCTGTTGTGGTTGACCCGGCCTCCGACTGGCCACTGTTTGCCGAAAAGGCACGTGAGCTGCTGGAAAAGGATAAGGTCGCGGCGACTTTTGGTTGCTGGACATCCGTTTCCCGCAAATCCGTGCTGCCGGTTTTCGAGGAAGACAATGGCCTGCTGTTCTACCCGGTACAGTACGAAGGTGAAGAATCTTCCAAGAACGTGTTCTATACCGGCGCTGCGCCGAACCAGCAGGCAATCCCGGCGGTTGACTACCTGATGAACGATCTGGGCGTGAAACGCTGGGTATTGGCAGGTACCGACTACGTGTACCCACGCACCACCAACAAGATTCTGGAAGCCTACTTGAAAGGCAAGGGTGTGGATGAAAAGGACATCATGATCAATTACACCCCGTTCGGCCATTCCGACTGGCAGTCCATCGTGGCCGACATCAAGAAGTTCGGTTCCGAAGGCAAGAAAACCGCCGTGGTTTCCACCATCAACGGCGATGCCAACGTGCCGTTCTACAAGGAACTGGGCAATCAGGGCATTTCTGCTGAAGACATTCCAGTGGTCGCTTTCTCCGTAGGTGAGGAAGAGCTTTCCGGCATCGACACCAAGCCACTGGTTGGCCATCTGGCAGCGTGGAACTACTTCATGAGCGTGGATACACCTGAAAACAAAGCATTCATTGACCAATGGCACAAGTTCATCAAGGATGACAAGCGTGTAACCAATGACCCGATGGAAGCACACGTCATTGGCTTCAACCTGTGGGCCAAAGCGGTTGAGAAAGCCGGTTCCACCGACACCGATAAGGTTGCTGAAGCCATCATCGGTCTGGAAACCCCCAACATGACCGGCGGCACGGCCAAAATGCTGCCTAACCACCACATCACCAAGCCGGTGCTGATCGGTGAAATCCAGGAAGACGGCCAGTTTGAAACAGTCTGGAAAACCGAGAAAGAAGTACCGGGTGACGCATGGTCTGACTTCCTGCCATCCTCCAAGGTGGTCGAAGCTGACTGGACGGGCGAGAAAACCGGCGGCACGCCGTGCGGCAACTACAACACTGAAACCAAGAAGTGTTCCGGCCAGAACTACGAGTAA
- the urtB gene encoding urea ABC transporter permease subunit UrtB, with amino-acid sequence MALNIKTGFTVFLASLLLIIASAVQADQESPPPAEPAVTEPVETAETAPAAALPPLEQAAVWLQDSAFTQKAKAIDLLASSGNERAQDWLQGLLDGKLYAHKQDAFLAFVKGSKITNALTGEDVADANKADFSKITINNSLRKQLRAGIAKLSLASPDAKVRLEAVNTMLDSIDPDTAALLQQLADKETDAEVREAMQLGVAMSALKNGSEAEQLVAIETVSGSLHPKVRSRLNDLTVNTDPKVAEAAKNALKSIEDRIALYGHAETLFFGLSLGSVLVLAAIGLAITFGVMGVINMAHGELIMLGAYTTWMIQQLLPKYIDYSLFIAIPAAFIVSGAVGILIERTVIRHLYGRPLETLLATFGISLVLQQLVRTVISPQNVPVSNPSWMSGTLDINNVFSLTLNRLYIILFCLIVFAALFAILRKTNLGLQVRAVSQNRAMARAMGVRSARVDALTFGLGSGIAGVAGVALSQLTNVGPNLGQAYIIDSFMVVVFGGVGNLWGTLLAGMSLGVINKVLEPWAGAVLAKILVLVFIILFIQKRPRGLFPQKGRAAGD; translated from the coding sequence ATGGCACTGAATATCAAGACAGGATTCACCGTTTTCCTGGCCAGCTTGCTGTTGATCATTGCATCAGCGGTGCAGGCTGATCAGGAAAGCCCCCCGCCCGCTGAACCCGCTGTTACCGAGCCTGTGGAAACAGCAGAAACAGCCCCTGCCGCCGCCTTGCCGCCGCTGGAACAGGCCGCTGTCTGGTTGCAGGATTCCGCTTTCACCCAGAAAGCCAAGGCGATTGATTTACTGGCCAGCAGTGGCAATGAACGTGCACAAGACTGGCTGCAAGGCTTGCTCGACGGTAAGCTGTATGCGCACAAGCAGGACGCTTTCCTCGCTTTCGTGAAGGGCAGCAAAATTACCAACGCACTGACCGGTGAAGACGTGGCTGACGCCAACAAGGCCGATTTCAGCAAAATCACCATCAACAACAGCCTGCGCAAACAGTTGCGTGCGGGCATCGCCAAATTGAGCCTTGCCAGCCCCGATGCCAAGGTGCGGTTGGAGGCGGTCAACACCATGCTGGATAGCATCGACCCCGACACCGCCGCCTTGTTGCAACAGCTTGCCGACAAGGAAACCGATGCCGAAGTCCGCGAAGCCATGCAACTGGGCGTGGCCATGTCAGCGCTGAAAAACGGTAGTGAGGCTGAGCAACTGGTGGCGATTGAAACCGTTTCCGGCAGTTTGCACCCCAAAGTCCGCAGCCGCCTGAATGACCTGACCGTCAACACAGACCCCAAAGTGGCAGAGGCTGCCAAAAATGCTTTGAAAAGCATTGAAGACCGTATTGCCCTGTACGGCCACGCCGAAACCCTGTTTTTCGGCCTCAGCCTCGGGTCGGTGCTGGTGCTGGCGGCGATTGGGCTGGCGATTACTTTCGGCGTCATGGGCGTGATCAACATGGCGCATGGCGAGCTGATCATGTTGGGGGCGTATACCACATGGATGATCCAGCAGTTGCTGCCAAAATACATTGATTACTCCCTGTTCATCGCTATTCCGGCTGCATTTATTGTCTCGGGCGCGGTTGGCATCCTGATTGAACGCACCGTGATCCGCCATTTGTATGGGCGTCCGCTGGAAACCCTGCTGGCTACCTTCGGCATCAGCCTAGTCCTGCAACAACTGGTGCGCACGGTGATTTCGCCGCAAAACGTGCCGGTTTCCAACCCTTCGTGGATGTCGGGTACGCTGGACATCAACAACGTGTTTTCCCTGACACTGAATCGGCTGTACATCATCCTGTTCTGCCTGATCGTGTTTGCGGCGCTGTTTGCCATTTTGCGCAAGACCAATCTCGGCTTGCAGGTACGCGCCGTGTCGCAGAACCGGGCGATGGCGCGGGCGATGGGGGTGCGTTCCGCACGGGTGGATGCGCTGACCTTCGGGCTAGGTTCCGGCATTGCGGGTGTGGCGGGTGTGGCGCTCAGCCAGCTGACCAACGTGGGGCCGAACCTGGGGCAGGCTTACATCATCGACTCTTTCATGGTGGTGGTGTTCGGCGGCGTCGGCAACCTGTGGGGAACGCTACTGGCAGGCATGTCGCTGGGCGTCATCAACAAGGTGTTGGAACCATGGGCGGGCGCGGTGCTGGCCAAGATACTGGTGCTGGTGTTCATTATCCTGTTTATCCAGAAACGGCCACGCGGGTTGTTCCCGCAGAAAGGCCGCGCAGCGGGGGATTAA
- the urtC gene encoding urea ABC transporter permease subunit UrtC, producing the protein MGILNVLHNDRGGKVMLVVLTLAMILVPVLNLLVPEGSFLHMPTYLVTLMGKYLTYALLAVAVDLVWGYLGILSLGHGAFFALGGYAMGMYLMRQIGDRGVYGNPELPDFMVFLNWTELPWFWHGFDMFWFAMLMVVLVPGLLAFVFGYLAFRSRVTGVYLSIITQALTYALLLAFFRNEMGFGGNNGLTDFKDILGFSLQSDGTRVALFVLSGLALAGGYLLCRYIINSKLGRIVVAIRDAESRARFVGYRVEHYKVWVFTVSAMLAGVAGALYVPQVGIINPGEFSPLNSIEVVIWVAIGGRATLYGAIIGAILVNYAKTVFTGLMPDSWLFMLGALFVLVTLYLPQGLAGLAQNLKSNRWLSRRAEA; encoded by the coding sequence ATGGGAATCCTGAACGTGTTACACAACGACCGGGGTGGCAAGGTCATGCTGGTGGTGCTGACTTTGGCGATGATTCTGGTTCCGGTGCTGAATTTACTGGTTCCGGAAGGCAGTTTCCTGCACATGCCGACCTATCTGGTGACGCTGATGGGCAAATACCTGACCTATGCGTTGCTGGCAGTGGCGGTGGATCTGGTTTGGGGGTATCTGGGCATCCTCAGTCTCGGCCATGGCGCTTTCTTCGCCCTTGGCGGTTACGCGATGGGCATGTACCTGATGCGCCAGATTGGCGACCGGGGCGTATACGGCAACCCGGAATTGCCGGATTTCATGGTGTTCCTCAACTGGACGGAGCTGCCGTGGTTCTGGCATGGCTTCGACATGTTCTGGTTTGCGATGCTGATGGTGGTGTTGGTGCCGGGGCTGCTGGCGTTTGTGTTCGGGTATCTGGCGTTCCGTTCGCGGGTGACGGGTGTGTACCTGTCGATCATTACCCAGGCGCTGACCTATGCGTTACTGCTGGCGTTTTTCCGCAATGAAATGGGTTTCGGTGGCAATAACGGGCTGACCGATTTCAAGGATATTCTCGGTTTCAGCCTGCAATCTGACGGCACGCGGGTGGCGTTATTCGTGTTGTCAGGGCTGGCGCTGGCGGGTGGGTATCTGCTGTGCCGTTACATCATCAACTCCAAGCTGGGGCGCATTGTGGTCGCTATCCGCGATGCGGAAAGCCGCGCGCGGTTCGTCGGCTACCGGGTTGAGCATTACAAGGTGTGGGTGTTTACGGTATCGGCCATGCTGGCTGGTGTCGCGGGGGCGCTGTACGTGCCGCAGGTGGGCATCATCAACCCCGGCGAATTTTCCCCGCTGAACTCGATTGAGGTGGTGATCTGGGTGGCCATTGGTGGGCGTGCTACCCTGTATGGTGCGATTATCGGCGCAATTCTGGTCAACTACGCCAAAACCGTGTTCACCGGGCTGATGCCGGATTCGTGGCTGTTCATGCTGGGGGCGCTATTCGTGCTGGTGACGCTGTATTTGCCGCAAGGTTTGGCCGGGCTGGCGCAAAATCTTAAATCAAACCGCTGGCTGAGCAGGAGGGCTGAAGCATGA
- the urtD gene encoding urea ABC transporter ATP-binding protein UrtD, whose translation MSEGEGAHLRTLEAGKPDASHTAILYLEDLNVSFDGFKAINNLSLYIDKGELRCIIGPNGAGKTTMMDIITGKTRPNSGKAFFGQTIDLLRMSEPEIANAGIGRKFQKPTVFESHSVAENLELAMHGNKKVWHSLWAKLSGEQQDLIDATLQTIGLTDQYHQQAGALSHGQKQWLEIGMLLVQKPYLLLVDEPVAGMTHQEMDRTAELLTSLAGKHSVVVVEHDMDFVRSIARKVTVLHQGSVLAEGSMDEVQNDQRVVEVYLGE comes from the coding sequence ATGAGCGAAGGTGAAGGCGCACATCTGCGCACCCTCGAAGCCGGAAAGCCGGACGCCAGCCACACGGCGATCCTGTACCTGGAAGACCTCAACGTCAGTTTCGACGGTTTCAAGGCCATCAACAACCTGAGTCTGTACATCGACAAGGGCGAATTGCGTTGCATCATCGGCCCCAACGGCGCGGGCAAGACCACCATGATGGACATCATCACCGGCAAGACCCGCCCCAATAGCGGCAAGGCATTTTTCGGTCAGACCATCGACCTGTTGCGCATGTCTGAGCCGGAAATCGCCAACGCAGGCATAGGCCGCAAGTTCCAGAAACCCACCGTGTTTGAATCGCACAGCGTGGCCGAAAACCTGGAACTGGCCATGCACGGCAACAAAAAGGTCTGGCACAGCCTGTGGGCAAAACTGAGCGGCGAACAGCAGGATCTGATTGACGCAACCCTGCAAACCATCGGCCTGACCGACCAATACCACCAGCAGGCTGGGGCGCTTTCCCACGGCCAGAAACAATGGCTGGAAATCGGCATGTTGCTGGTGCAAAAGCCCTACCTACTGCTGGTCGATGAGCCGGTCGCAGGCATGACCCACCAGGAAATGGATCGTACCGCCGAACTGCTCACCTCGCTGGCGGGCAAGCATTCCGTAGTCGTGGTGGAACACGACATGGATTTCGTGCGCTCCATCGCCCGCAAGGTGACGGTGTTGCACCAGGGCAGCGTGCTGGCCGAAGGCAGCATGGACGAAGTGCAGAATGACCAGCGCGTGGTCGAAGTGTATCTGGGGGAATAA
- the urtE gene encoding urea ABC transporter ATP-binding subunit UrtE yields MLKVEQLNQYYGESHTLWDLNMRVPEGQCTVLMGRNGVGKTTLLQCIMGLLKARDGAIHYQGQNLLGVDAEKRANLGIGYVPQGRQIFPLLTVEENLLIGLPARRDKVRSIPPFIFELFPVLKEMLGRRGGDLSGGQQQQLAIGRALVLDPKLLILDEPTEGIQPNIVAEIGDIIRKLNKEIGLTVLLVEQKLPFARRVGDRFCILDRGRQVAEGEMGKLDDGLVQRYLTV; encoded by the coding sequence ATGCTCAAGGTCGAACAACTCAACCAGTATTACGGCGAAAGCCACACCCTGTGGGATCTCAACATGCGGGTGCCGGAAGGGCAGTGCACTGTGCTGATGGGGCGCAACGGCGTCGGCAAGACCACGTTGCTCCAGTGCATCATGGGGCTGCTCAAGGCACGCGATGGCGCGATCCACTACCAGGGGCAAAACCTGTTGGGCGTGGACGCCGAAAAACGTGCCAACCTCGGCATTGGCTACGTGCCGCAAGGGCGGCAGATTTTCCCGTTGCTGACGGTGGAGGAAAACCTGCTGATCGGCTTGCCCGCGCGGCGTGACAAGGTGCGCAGCATTCCGCCGTTCATTTTCGAGCTATTCCCGGTGCTGAAGGAAATGTTGGGGCGGCGCGGCGGCGACCTCTCCGGCGGCCAGCAGCAGCAACTGGCGATAGGCCGCGCGCTGGTGCTCGACCCGAAACTACTGATTCTCGACGAGCCTACCGAAGGCATCCAACCCAATATCGTGGCAGAAATCGGCGACATCATCCGCAAGCTCAACAAGGAGATTGGATTGACCGTGCTGCTGGTGGAACAGAAACTGCCGTTTGCGCGCAGGGTTGGCGATCGGTTCTGCATCCTCGACCGGGGGCGGCAGGTGGCTGAAGGGGAGATGGGCAAGCTGGATGACGGGCTGGTGCAGCGGTATCTGACAGTGTGA
- a CDS encoding ATP-binding protein — protein MSSNPASTMQRKSLPIGIQTFSEIRCNNHYYVDKSHLAAKLAKEAKHYFLSRPRRFGKSLFLDTLKELFEGNEPLFAGLAAHDQWDWSVKYPVLRFSFGGENFRETQRLADTLDAQLRLFEEQYQLPPQVDSISGRFAHLIVKLHQQAGQPVVVLIDEYDKPILDALLYPEVARANRDFLRGFYGNIKDYDAHIKFSFLTGVSNFSKVSLFSGLNNLNDITLDKRYSTVCGYTDNDLDSVFSPELQGLDRDQIRSWYNGYHWLGEGVYNPFDILQLFDKREFKSYWFETGTPTFLLDLLFQRQVPSLQLGEMISSSSMLSSFDVDDITIEALLFQTGYLTIHKEENLGGQYFYTLGYPNREVYQSLNESLLSVLVKDKSKQAVQSLQLYRLLEANDFEGLKRLFHAFFASIPYHWYSNNDIQNYEGYYASVFYSYFASLGLKVTLEDITNLGRIDMTLQFNGQVYIFEFKVVEMAPEGNALQQIKDRAYADKYQGLQQPIHLLGVEFSKASRNIVSFEVEHL, from the coding sequence ATGAGCAGCAACCCGGCCAGCACCATGCAGCGTAAATCCTTGCCTATCGGCATCCAGACTTTCAGTGAAATCCGCTGCAACAACCACTATTACGTGGATAAAAGCCATTTGGCGGCGAAGTTGGCCAAGGAGGCCAAGCACTATTTCCTTTCCCGCCCACGCCGTTTCGGCAAAAGCCTGTTCCTCGACACCCTGAAAGAACTGTTTGAAGGCAATGAACCGTTATTTGCAGGGCTGGCGGCGCACGACCAATGGGACTGGTCTGTAAAATACCCAGTGTTGCGTTTCAGCTTCGGTGGCGAAAATTTCCGGGAAACCCAACGTCTCGCCGACACCCTGGATGCACAACTACGCTTGTTTGAAGAGCAGTACCAATTACCCCCGCAAGTGGACAGTATTAGCGGCCGTTTTGCTCACCTGATAGTGAAACTGCATCAGCAGGCCGGGCAGCCTGTCGTAGTCCTGATTGACGAATACGACAAGCCGATCCTGGACGCTTTGCTATACCCGGAAGTTGCCCGCGCCAACCGGGATTTCCTGCGCGGTTTCTACGGTAACATCAAGGATTACGACGCACATATCAAGTTCAGCTTCCTGACTGGGGTCAGCAATTTTTCCAAGGTCAGCCTGTTTTCCGGCTTGAACAACCTGAATGACATCACGTTGGACAAGCGTTATTCGACCGTGTGCGGTTACACCGACAATGATCTTGATAGTGTGTTTTCGCCAGAGTTGCAAGGGCTGGATCGGGATCAAATCCGCAGTTGGTACAACGGCTATCACTGGCTGGGAGAGGGAGTATATAACCCGTTCGACATCCTGCAATTGTTCGACAAACGTGAGTTCAAGAGCTATTGGTTTGAAACCGGTACGCCGACCTTTCTGCTGGATTTGTTGTTCCAGCGGCAAGTTCCCAGCCTGCAACTGGGGGAAATGATCAGCAGCAGCAGTATGTTGTCGAGTTTTGATGTGGACGACATCACCATCGAGGCGTTGTTGTTCCAGACCGGCTACCTGACCATCCACAAGGAGGAAAACCTCGGTGGGCAGTATTTCTACACGCTGGGCTACCCCAACCGCGAGGTTTACCAAAGCCTGAATGAATCGCTGCTGTCGGTGCTGGTGAAAGACAAGTCCAAGCAGGCAGTGCAAAGCCTGCAATTGTATCGTTTGCTGGAGGCCAATGATTTTGAGGGCTTGAAACGGCTTTTCCATGCTTTTTTCGCCAGTATTCCCTATCACTGGTACAGCAATAACGATATCCAGAATTACGAAGGCTATTACGCCTCGGTGTTTTATTCCTACTTCGCCTCACTGGGTCTGAAAGTCACGCTGGAAGACATCACCAATCTGGGGCGGATCGACATGACCCTGCAATTCAATGGGCAAGTCTATATCTTCGAGTTCAAGGTGGTGGAAATGGCTCCGGAAGGTAACGCGTTGCAGCAAATCAAGGACAGGGCATATGCCGACAAATACCAGGGTTTGCAGCAGCCCATCCATTTGCTGGGGGTCGAATTCAGCAAGGCATCGCGCAATATCGTCAGCTTTGAAGTGGAGCACCTGTGA
- the ung gene encoding uracil-DNA glycosylase: MNNLPPSWQAAIGTEFTQTYMQSLATFLQAEEAAGKLILPPAEKRFNALQSTPLDQVRVVVLGQDPYPTPGHAHGLSFSVQPGVSPLPRSLLNINRELLDDLSIDNSHTGHLQAWAEQGVLLLNTVLTVAAGNAGSHQKRGWETFTDKVIRAISAQSQPVVFILWGNHAQKKAELIDGQRHHVIASAHPSPLSARRGFFGSKPFSRANAFLQANGRSPVNWSLPRP, from the coding sequence GTGAATAACCTCCCCCCCAGTTGGCAGGCCGCCATCGGTACAGAATTCACCCAGACCTACATGCAATCACTGGCTACTTTCCTGCAAGCCGAAGAGGCGGCTGGCAAGCTGATCCTGCCACCGGCGGAAAAACGTTTCAACGCGCTGCAAAGTACGCCGCTGGATCAGGTGCGGGTGGTGGTTCTCGGTCAAGACCCCTACCCAACCCCCGGCCACGCGCATGGCTTATCCTTTTCAGTGCAGCCGGGAGTCAGCCCGCTGCCGCGTTCGCTGCTCAACATCAACCGCGAACTGCTGGATGACCTCAGCATCGACAACAGCCATACTGGCCACTTGCAAGCCTGGGCGGAGCAGGGCGTGTTGCTACTGAACACGGTACTGACAGTGGCGGCAGGCAACGCAGGCAGCCACCAGAAACGTGGCTGGGAAACCTTCACGGATAAGGTGATCCGCGCCATCAGTGCCCAATCACAGCCGGTGGTGTTCATCCTGTGGGGCAATCACGCGCAAAAGAAAGCGGAGTTGATCGACGGTCAGCGCCATCACGTTATTGCCAGCGCGCACCCTTCGCCCCTGTCAGCGCGGCGCGGCTTTTTTGGCAGCAAGCCATTTTCACGCGCCAATGCCTTCTTGCAGGCTAATGGTAGAAGCCCGGTTAACTGGTCGCTGCCTCGCCCATAA